One part of the Phragmites australis chromosome 3, lpPhrAust1.1, whole genome shotgun sequence genome encodes these proteins:
- the LOC133912119 gene encoding protein ENDOPLASMIC RETICULUM-ARRESTED PEN3, giving the protein METVGGCRSGAVKQLNVGGKLFALEASSLSLSLSLDSPSPSPSFVDRDPALLSAVLSAIRSPYSAAPAFPAGLLLDEAHFYGLHAQLLAALSPPPLRGFSASLASTLSPHSEPFPTALAPHHDGSLCLAHGAGQVTYYSPALDHLATFRTHLHSVTSLRQLPPTLAVLGSSSAPGLHVYDFLEGRHVATLQWSDPTDLRVGKAKVIAIAARPPADGADKNSPILATFECPHRENCILAVDPVTLKPTLEIGRQSGSGAKSSVPDRVVHLQELGLVFASSVSVGAFGYSGYMRLWDIRSGSVVWETSEPGGTGRSSRFGDPFADADVDVKQLTLYKVCSKSGDVAAADLRCLGNDPWVYMSSGPRGSGGGHGSVLHCFKSQAFVSRKDGLEVWSRLEEWGCDTGNLAEQTVTKQKPNSEAISERSFRSCYMDTEEDAKRGMIQMMEGGGDRLFVTREDMQGVEVWESSRLAGALSLS; this is encoded by the coding sequence ATGGAAACCGTCGGCGGCTGCAGGAGCGGCGCGGTCAAGCAGCTCAACGTGGGGGGCAAGCTCTTCGCCCTGGAGgcaagctccctctccctctccctctctctagattccccttctccctccccaAGCTTCGTGGACCGCGACCCCGCCCTCCTGTCCGCCGTCCTCTCCGCCATCCGCTCCCCGTACTCGGCCGCTCCCGCCTTCCCAGCCGGTCTCCTCCTCGACGAGGCCCACTTCTATGGCCTCCACGCCCAGCTCCTCGCCGCCCTCTCGCCCCCGCCCCTCCGCGGCTTCTCCGCCTCGCTCGCCTCCACCCTCTCCCCCCACTCCGAACCCTTCCCCACCGCCCTCGCGCCGCACCACGATGGGTCTCTCTGCCTCGCACATGGTGCTGGGCAGGTCACCTACTACTCCCCGGCTCTGGACCACCTCGCCACCTTCCGGACCCACCTCCACAGCGTCACCTCCCTCCGGCAGCTGCCCCCCACCCTCGCCGTCCTCGGGTCCAGCTCCGCTCCTGGGCTCCACGTATACGACTTTCTGGAAGGCCGGCATGTCGCCACTTTGCAGTGGTCGGACCCCACCGACCTTCGCGTCGGCAAGGCGAAGGTCATCGCCATCGCCGCCCGTCCTCCTGCTGATGGCGCTGATAAGAACTCGCCGATCTTGGCAACGTTCGAGTGCCCGCACAGGGAGAATTGCATCCTGGCGGTTGACCCTGTAACTCTGAAGCCCACACTGGAGATTGGCCGCCAAAGTGGGAGTGGAGCTAAATCGTCAGTGCCAGATCGAGTGGTGCACCTGCAGGAGCTTGGGCTGGTGTTTGCGTCTTCTGTGAGCGTGGGGGCATTTGGCTACTCAGGGTACATGAGGCTGTGGGACATTCGGTCTGGGAGTGTGGTATGGGAGACGAGCGAACCAGGGGGAACTGGAAGAAGCAGTAGGTTTGGGGATCCATTTGCAGATGCAGATGTGGATGTCAAGCAGCTGACACTATACAAGGTGTGCTCGAAGTCAGGAGATGTCGCAGCTGCAGACCTGAGATGCCTTGGTAATGACCCTTGGGTGTATATGTCGTCAGGACCGAGAGGAAGCGGAGGAGGCCATGGCAGTGTTCTGCATTGCTTCAAGTCTCAAGCATTTGTCAGCCGGAAGGACGGATTGGAGGTTTGGTCCCGATTGGAAGAATGGGGCTGTGACACAGGCAACTTGGCAGAGCAAACGGTAACAAAGCAAAAACCCAACAGTGAAGCAATTAGTGAAAGAAGTTTTAGGAGTTGCTATATGGACACGGAAGAGGATGCTAAGCGTGGGATGATACAGATGATGGAAGGAGGTGGAGACCGCTTGTTCGTGACCAgagaagatatgcaaggtgtgGAAGTGTGGGAGAGCTCCCGCCTGGCtggtgctctctctctttcatag